In a single window of the Portunus trituberculatus isolate SZX2019 chromosome 9, ASM1759143v1, whole genome shotgun sequence genome:
- the LOC123501337 gene encoding staphylococcal nuclease domain-containing protein 1-like has protein sequence MAAPQPTTVCRGIVKQVLSGDAVIVRGQPKGGPPPERQINFSNVVAPRTARRATNNAPETVDEPYGWESREFLRKKVIGKEVLFTVETKTNTGREYGAIYLGKDVSSGENLTETMVSEGLVSVRRESIRGESRLVELEEAARSQGKGKWAGSDAEHVRQVKWTCENMRAFVDKAKGRPFDAVIEHVRDGSTVRCFLLPDFHYITLMISGIRCPMNKLDSEGKVDKGNSEPFADEARFFTESRLLQRDLQVILETFNNNNFVGSIVHKKGNIAEALLREGFARCVDWSIATVTGGPEKLRTAEKVAKEKQLRLWQDYKPSSLSLAEKDKEFTGKVVEVVNGDALVVKRQDGTNKKIFLSSIRPPRQGEVDAPRLPGKNFRPLYDIPWLFEAREFLRKKLIGQKVQCSVDYIQPAQNNFPEKTCCTVRIGDVNVAEAMVSKGYATVIRYRQDDDQRASCYDDLLSAEAKASKSSKGLHNKKETPIHRVADLSSDVNKAKGFLPFLQRAGRTEAVVEFVASGSRVRLFIPRETCLITFLLAGISCPRPTRPAPGGVGGTITGEPYGEEAHAFTKNLVMQREVEIEVDSMDKGGNFIGWLHVEGKNLSVLLVEEGLSTVHFTAELSKFYQQLTSAQESAKSKNLNYWSTYVEEEKDEKPEDQVGERKVDLKPLVITAVTREGTLYGQYCSDGPALEQLMDKLRSEFASKPPLGGAYTPKKGDLCAAQFVDSQWYRAKVERVSGQNVTVRYVDYGNREVTQGIKCASLPAGFSSQPFYAHELRLALVKFSKDEDYVEDALAALMTEVENREVLANREYRANGADYVSLQRADNKADVAEVLLGQGLLLIDERKDKRFLSMLTTYRAAQESARRKHLNVWQYGDVTEDDAHEFGMER, from the exons ATGGCGGCGCCTCAACCCACCACAGTCTGCCGCGGCATTGTCAAGCAG GTCCTTTCTGGTGATGCAGTCATCGTGCGGGGCCAGCCCAAGGGCGGCCCACCCCCTGAGAGGCAGATTAACTTCTCCAATGTTGTGGCGCCCAGGACGGCACGCAGGGCTACCAATAA TGCGCCAGAGACGGTGGATGAGCCTTATGGGTGGGAGAGCCGAGAGTTTCTGCGCAAGAAGGTGATTGGCAAGGAGGTCCTCTTCACGGTGGAGACCAAGACCAACACTGGGAGGGAGTATGGCGCCATCTACCTGGGCAAGG ATGTCAGCTCGGGAGAGAACCTGACAGAGACCATGGTGTCGGAGGGCCTGGTGTctgtgaggagggagagcatCAGGGGCGAGTCCAGGCTGGTTGAGTTGGAGGAGGCAGCCAGGTCTcaggggaag GGCAAGTGGGCTGGCAGTGACGCTGAACACGTGCGTCAGGTGAAGTGGACCTGCGAGAACATGCGTGCCTTTGTTGACAAGGCGAAGGGCCGGCCGTTTGATGCTGTGATTGAGCACGTGAGGGACGGCTCCACGGTGCGCTGCTTCCTCCTGCCGGACTTCCATTACATCACTCTTATGATCAGCGGCATcagg TGTCCGATGAACAAGTTGGACTCAGAGGGCAAGGTGGACAAGGGCAACAGTGAACCCTTTGCAGATGAGGCACGCTTCTTCACCGAGTCGCGTCTTCTACAGCGCGATTTGCAAGTCATCCTGGAGACcttcaacaataacaattttgTCGGATCCATCGTCCACAAG AAAGGCAACATTGCCGAGGCACTGCTGAGGGAAGGCTTTGCCCGCTGTGTTGACTGGTCCATTGCTACAGTGACTGGCGGCCCTGAGAAGCTGAGGACGGCAGAGAAGGTGGCCAAGGAGAAACAGTTGAGGCTGTGGCAGGACTACAAGCCTTCCAGTCTCTCT ctggcagagaaggacaaggagttCACAGgcaaggtggtggaggtggtgaatggtgatgcCTTGGTTGTGAAGCGGCAGGATGGCACCAACAAGAAGATTTTCCTCTCCAGCATCCGCCCTCCAAG GCAGGGGGAGGTTGATGCACCGCGTCTCCCCGGCAAGAACTTCCGGCCCCTGTATGACATTCCGTGGCTGTTTGAGGCACGTGAATTCCTGCGCAAGAAGCTGATTGGCCAGAAGGTTCAGTGCTCCGTCGACTACATCCAACCCGCACAGAACAACTTCCCCGAGAAGACCTGCTGCACCGTCAGGATTGGTGATGT AAATGTTGCGGAGGCCATGGTGAGCAAAGGTTACGCCACGGTGATCAGGTATCGCCAAGACGACGACCAGCGTGCCAGCTGCTACGATGACCTGCTCTCTGCCGAAGCCAAGGCCAGCAAGTCCAGCAAGGGTCTGCACAACAAGAAGGAAACACCCATTCACCGGGTGGCCGATCTCTCCAGT GACGTAAACAAGGCCAAGGGCTTCCTGCCGTTCCTGCAGCGTGCTGGACGCACCGAGGCTGTTGTGGAGTTTGTGGCATCTGGCTCCCGTGTGAGACTCTTCATCCCCAGAGAGACTTGCCTCATCACCTTCCTGCTGGCTGGCATCAGCTGTCCGCGCCCCACCCGGCCAGCGCCAGGAGGCGTTGGAGGAACCATCACTGGGGAGCCCTACGGGGAGGAGGCCCACGCCTTCACCAAGAACCTGGTGATGCAGCGTGAGGTGgagattgag GTTGACTCCATGGACAAAGGTGGTAACTTCATTGGCTGGCTGCACGTGGAGGGCAAGAACCTGTCCGTGTTGCTGGTTGAGGAAGGACTCAGCACTGTCCACTTCACTGCAGAGTTGTCTAAGTTCTATCAGCAATTGACCTCAGCACAGGAGTCTGCCAAGTCTAAGAACCTCAACTACTGGTCCACCTatgttgaggaggagaaagatgagaag CCCGAGGATCAGGTTGGGGAGCGCAAGGTGGACTTGAAGCCACTGGTCATCACTGCCGTGACTCGGGAAGGAACGCTGTATGGCCAGTACTGCAGCGATGGCCCGGCACTGGAGCAGCTCATGGACAAACTGCGCTCAGAGTTTGCCAGCAAGCCTCCCCTTGGTGGAGCCTACACTCCGAAGaaag GTGATCTCTGTGCGGCCCAGTTTGTGGACAGCCAGTGGTACCGTGCTAAAGTGGAGCGAGTCTCTGGCCAGAACGTGACTGTGCGTTACGTTGACTATGGCAACCGGGAGGTGACGCAGGGTATTAAGTGTGCCTCCCTGCCCGCCGGCTTCTCCTCGCAGCCATTCTATGCCCACGAGCTGCGTTTGGCCCTGGTCAAATTCAGCAAAGAC GAAGACTATGTGGAGGATGCCCTGGCCGCCCTGATGACTGAGGTGGAAAACCGGGAGGTGCTGGCCAACCGGGAGTACCGCGCCAATGGTGCGGATTACGTGTCCCTGCAGCGGGCGGACAACAAGGCTGATGTGGCGGAGGTGCTGCTGGGTCAGGGGCTGCTGCTCATagatgagaggaaggacaaGCGCTTCCTGTCCATG CTGACCACTTACCGCGCCGCCCAGGAGTCCGCGCGACGCAAGCACCTCAACGTTTGGCAGTATGGCGATGTCACTGAAGACGATGCACATGAGTTTGGAATGGAACGGTAG